The following coding sequences are from one Acidobacteriota bacterium window:
- a CDS encoding GntR family transcriptional regulator, translated as MKFKIARGTGVTLHKQIRELIIQGIGLGEFPPNSKLPPARELAQKLGVNVNTVTKVYQSLRDEGLVRIIQGSGVFVTPHGSTVVSEATKERVSRELGKLVEEAISSGLSKEDLIVQVERIYQEKKRKKRALRIGFTECNEVQTYEFAKDLEEELGLKVIPIMLPELYLYRDKLDLLVTTFFHFQKAREILDSTEVEIFPVIVHTKFETLERIASVSPDKKVGFVCRDPESLRLLMSYIQSSTHLVNEIKGCIASDSKGLASLFANSDVIIYMPTCRKEVKKLSLKNPKVELIEDEYEIDKGSINTLKEKLIRSGALSPS; from the coding sequence ATGAAGTTTAAGATAGCAAGAGGTACGGGGGTTACCCTACACAAACAGATAAGAGAACTTATCATTCAGGGCATAGGATTAGGCGAGTTTCCTCCGAACTCCAAACTTCCCCCAGCAAGGGAGCTTGCCCAAAAGTTGGGGGTTAATGTCAATACGGTAACCAAGGTTTATCAATCACTTCGGGATGAAGGGCTGGTGCGGATTATCCAAGGAAGTGGTGTGTTTGTAACCCCTCATGGATCAACGGTTGTCTCTGAGGCGACAAAGGAGCGAGTTTCTCGAGAGCTTGGGAAATTGGTAGAGGAGGCGATTAGTTCTGGTTTATCTAAGGAGGATCTCATCGTTCAGGTGGAGAGAATCTATCAGGAGAAGAAACGGAAAAAGCGTGCCCTCCGGATCGGCTTTACTGAGTGCAACGAAGTTCAGACCTACGAGTTTGCTAAGGATCTTGAGGAGGAGCTCGGGCTCAAAGTAATCCCTATTATGCTTCCTGAGCTCTACCTTTATCGGGATAAGCTTGATCTTCTTGTTACCACCTTCTTCCATTTTCAGAAAGCCCGCGAGATACTCGACTCTACTGAGGTGGAGATATTCCCGGTCATCGTTCACACCAAGTTTGAAACCCTTGAACGCATTGCTTCTGTATCTCCGGATAAGAAGGTAGGTTTTGTCTGCCGTGATCCAGAATCTCTCAGATTGTTGATGAGCTATATTCAAAGTAGTACCCATTTGGTAAATGAGATAAAGGGATGTATTGCCAGTGATAGCAAGGGACTTGCTTCGCTTTTCGCCAATTCCGATGTGATCATCTATATGCCCACCTGCAGGAAAGAGGTAAAGAAGTTATCCCTTAAAAATCCGAAGGTAGAGCTGATAGAGGACGAATACGAGATAGACAAAGGTTCTATCAACACCTTAAAGGAGAAGTTGATAAGATCCGGAGCGCTCTCCCCCAGCTAA
- a CDS encoding tetratricopeptide repeat protein: protein MKRNVLLCLLLVFLLFGIESFVTPAYPAAFLQAVGRISGKVVDTKGNPIPNAKVVATAKRKLIKKFEAVTDKDGKYVLMGLEPGTWQFTVSAEGYQTMRTFRKVYGYLQNKPLDFVLKSIEEVTKEAVSGAELLEAGNKLYNEGKYEQALEAFNKFLAANPDIYNIHVNVGNCYLKLNKFEEAQAEFEQVIEKEPDCLPALYGMAEALIGKGDLKNAETYVNKVVAHSPNDPAVYYNFGEDYFAAGKTDEAIALYKKAIEINPNWEKPYLKLGYALLNKGDTAEAVKVLKKFLELAPNSPDAPLVKELLKNIEG from the coding sequence ATGAAGAGGAATGTATTGTTATGTCTTCTTCTTGTTTTTCTCCTTTTCGGGATAGAAAGCTTCGTTACCCCAGCATATCCGGCTGCGTTCCTTCAGGCGGTGGGGAGGATTAGCGGCAAGGTGGTAGATACAAAGGGGAACCCTATTCCCAATGCTAAGGTGGTGGCTACTGCCAAGCGAAAGCTGATAAAAAAGTTCGAGGCAGTAACGGATAAGGATGGAAAATATGTGCTTATGGGGCTCGAGCCGGGTACTTGGCAGTTTACGGTTTCTGCTGAAGGTTATCAAACAATGAGGACCTTTAGGAAGGTGTATGGATACCTTCAGAACAAACCGCTTGATTTCGTCCTCAAATCGATTGAGGAGGTTACAAAGGAAGCGGTCTCTGGAGCAGAGCTTCTGGAGGCGGGGAATAAGCTCTATAATGAGGGCAAGTATGAACAAGCGCTCGAGGCTTTTAATAAATTTTTAGCAGCCAACCCGGACATCTACAATATCCATGTGAATGTGGGAAACTGCTACCTTAAGCTCAATAAGTTCGAGGAGGCGCAGGCAGAGTTCGAACAAGTTATTGAGAAAGAACCAGATTGTCTTCCCGCCCTCTATGGGATGGCTGAAGCGCTCATCGGAAAGGGTGATCTGAAGAATGCTGAGACTTATGTCAATAAGGTAGTCGCTCATAGCCCAAACGATCCCGCGGTTTACTACAATTTCGGTGAGGATTATTTCGCTGCTGGCAAAACGGATGAGGCGATTGCGCTTTATAAAAAGGCGATAGAGATAAACCCAAATTGGGAAAAACCTTACCTTAAGCTTGGCTACGCTCTGCTCAACAAAGGGGATACCGCAGAGGCAGTGAAGGTGCTAAAGAAGTTTCTCGAGCTTGCACCAAACTCTCCGGATGCCCCGTTGGTAAAGGAGCTTTTGAAGAACATCGAGGGTTGA